The genomic segment ATCCCTCCTGATCAAGGTGTCTTTGATACAATTTATATCACTCTATATCACTATTATTCTTTCAGCAAACTTATAGCTTCCTCAGCAGAAATTTCTCCTTTATTGAGCTTATCCAGTATGTCCTTTTTCTTACTGGATACAGAAGCATCCTGATCCTGCTGATGCCCAAGTGCATTCGCAACATCTTCAAGCCTATTTTTAACGGTAGGGTATGAAACTCCCAGCTCTTTTTCCACTTCCTTTATATTGCCTCTGCATTTTATAAAAACATCTATAAATGATTTTTGCTCTACAGTGAGTTTGCAAAACTTGCATAATTGAAAACTGCCTTCTATATTTGTACCGCATTCATCGCAGCCTATTCTCTTAACTATGGTGTCATTTCCACATACCGGGCATTTACCAAGTACTTCCCTAGCCATATAATCACCTCTTAATTTTATTAACAACCTTGATAAAATTATTTAAAAATTTTA from the Pseudobacteroides sp. genome contains:
- a CDS encoding DUF2089 domain-containing protein, which translates into the protein MAREVLGKCPVCGNDTIVKRIGCDECGTNIEGSFQLCKFCKLTVEQKSFIDVFIKCRGNIKEVEKELGVSYPTVKNRLEDVANALGHQQDQDASVSSKKKDILDKLNKGEISAEEAISLLKE